The Phycisphaeraceae bacterium genome has a window encoding:
- the rpsG gene encoding 30S ribosomal protein S7 produces MAGRITKSDDQLRPDPRFQNTTLAKFINCVMHDGKKAVATRVVYDALDMIQQRLEKENNPNAPANALAVFLQAVDNVRPSVEVRSKRVGGANYQVPMQVRPRRQQSLAFRWIITAAREEKGKPMAVRLAKEIYDAAKGEGKAITTRENTHRMAEANKAFAHFAW; encoded by the coding sequence ATGGCCGGTCGCATCACCAAGTCCGACGATCAACTGCGTCCCGATCCCCGCTTCCAGAACACCACGCTGGCCAAGTTCATCAACTGCGTGATGCACGACGGCAAGAAGGCCGTGGCCACCCGTGTGGTGTACGACGCGCTGGACATGATCCAGCAGCGCCTGGAGAAGGAAAACAACCCCAACGCCCCGGCCAACGCGCTGGCGGTATTCCTGCAGGCGGTGGACAACGTGCGCCCCAGCGTCGAGGTCCGCTCCAAGCGCGTCGGCGGCGCCAACTATCAGGTACCCATGCAGGTGCGTCCGCGGCGTCAGCAGTCGCTGGCCTTCCGCTGGATCATCACCGCCGCCCGCGAAGAGAAGGGCAAGCCAATGGCCGTGCGGCTGGCGAAGGAGATCTACGACGCCGCCAAGGGCGAGGGCAAGGCCATCACCACCCGCGAGAACACCCACCGCATGGCCGAGGCCAACAAGGCCTTCGCCCACTTCGCGTGGTGA
- a CDS encoding 30S ribosomal protein S12: MPTVNQLVRRPRRPVAGKSKTKDLAGSPQKRGVCVQVRTMTPKKPNSALRKVCRVRLSNGKEVTAYIGGEGHNLQEHSIVLVRGGRVRDLPGVRYHVVRGSLDCLGVEGRQKGRSKYGTKRKKK, from the coding sequence ATGCCGACCGTGAATCAACTGGTTCGTCGCCCCCGTCGTCCCGTCGCCGGGAAGAGCAAGACGAAGGATCTCGCCGGCTCGCCGCAGAAGCGAGGCGTGTGCGTGCAGGTGCGCACCATGACGCCCAAGAAGCCCAACTCGGCGCTTCGCAAGGTCTGCCGCGTCCGCCTGAGCAACGGCAAGGAAGTCACCGCCTATATCGGAGGCGAGGGCCACAACCTGCAGGAGCACTCGATCGTGCTGGTGCGCGGCGGGCGCGTCCGCGACCTGCCCGGCGTGCGCTACCACGTGGTCCGCGGCTCGCTCGACTGCCTCGGCGTCGAAGGCCGCCAGAAGGGCCGCTCCAAGTACGGCACCAAGCGGAAGAAGAAGTGA
- a CDS encoding FG-GAP repeat protein, whose protein sequence is MMKIELDWMRHLCLVTAATGVTATASAQRLGDFNGDGYADIAVGVPFEDVSGKIDAGAINVLYGTFGGIRDVKNQFWHQDKFGILEDCNPNDQFGFAIAIGDFNGDGFTDMAVGVPFETDEGFLGGAVNVIYGLNQSTGLWAGRNQLWRREGTSGPALASDFYGRALAVGDFNNDGFDDLAIGVPGAKIGNHSSAGGVEVIYGSADGLKEAGKQWWHQDVPQFKGVARPNDRFGWALAAGDFNNDGFDDLAIGVPGDNIVGVKGAGAINVIRGSAAGLTNTQDTMIHRAGGPFIALEGTPPQFENFGSVLAVGDFNNDGFDDLAIGVPEHTFIIDESAFANAGAVHVVYGSASGLTATGAQFWHQDSPGIPDVVETRDQFGASLAVGDFNNDGFDDLAIGAPGEGRYGLDGIGVVHVIYGTSNGLFRHFNQVWHQLVEGMKNRPGAGDEFGRALAAGDINGDGFDDLVVGIPGENINGQPFAGAIAIIYGSANRLTAANNQFWYQGWRTTIDIPEAGDQFGRSLGVGR, encoded by the coding sequence ATGATGAAGATCGAACTCGACTGGATGCGGCATCTGTGCCTCGTGACCGCGGCGACGGGCGTGACCGCGACCGCCTCGGCCCAGCGGCTGGGCGATTTCAACGGCGACGGATACGCCGACATCGCCGTGGGCGTGCCCTTCGAGGACGTGAGCGGGAAGATCGACGCCGGGGCGATCAACGTGCTCTACGGCACGTTCGGCGGCATCCGCGACGTGAAGAACCAGTTCTGGCATCAGGACAAGTTCGGCATTCTCGAGGACTGCAACCCCAACGACCAGTTCGGCTTCGCGATCGCCATCGGTGACTTCAACGGCGATGGCTTCACCGACATGGCCGTGGGCGTGCCATTCGAAACCGATGAGGGTTTTCTGGGCGGCGCGGTCAACGTGATCTACGGCCTCAACCAGTCCACCGGCCTCTGGGCGGGACGCAATCAACTCTGGCGCCGGGAAGGGACCAGCGGACCGGCGCTGGCGAGCGACTTCTACGGGCGAGCCCTGGCGGTCGGCGATTTCAACAACGACGGCTTTGACGACCTGGCCATCGGTGTGCCCGGCGCCAAGATCGGCAACCACTCCAGCGCCGGAGGCGTCGAGGTCATCTACGGGTCCGCCGACGGGCTCAAGGAAGCCGGCAAGCAGTGGTGGCATCAGGACGTGCCCCAGTTCAAGGGCGTGGCCAGGCCCAACGACCGGTTCGGCTGGGCGCTGGCGGCTGGAGACTTCAACAACGACGGATTCGATGACCTCGCCATCGGCGTACCAGGCGACAACATCGTGGGCGTGAAGGGCGCCGGGGCGATCAACGTCATCCGCGGGTCCGCCGCCGGGCTGACCAACACGCAGGACACCATGATCCACCGCGCGGGAGGGCCTTTCATCGCGCTCGAGGGAACGCCGCCCCAGTTCGAGAACTTCGGCTCCGTGCTCGCGGTGGGCGACTTCAACAACGACGGGTTCGACGACCTGGCCATCGGCGTGCCCGAGCACACCTTCATCATTGATGAATCCGCCTTCGCCAACGCCGGCGCGGTGCATGTGGTGTACGGCAGCGCATCGGGATTGACCGCGACCGGCGCCCAGTTCTGGCACCAGGACTCGCCGGGCATCCCCGATGTGGTGGAGACCCGGGATCAGTTCGGGGCCTCGCTGGCCGTCGGCGACTTCAACAACGACGGGTTCGACGATCTGGCCATCGGGGCGCCCGGGGAGGGACGCTACGGACTGGACGGCATCGGCGTCGTCCACGTCATCTACGGCACCTCCAACGGGCTGTTCCGCCACTTCAACCAGGTCTGGCACCAGCTGGTCGAGGGGATGAAGAACCGACCCGGCGCGGGCGACGAGTTCGGGCGCGCCCTGGCCGCCGGCGACATCAACGGCGACGGCTTTGATGACCTGGTCGTCGGCATTCCCGGCGAGAACATCAACGGGCAGCCCTTCGCCGGCGCCATTGCCATCATCTACGGCTCGGCGAACCGGCTCACCGCCGCCAACAACCAGTTCTGGTACCAGGGCTGGCGGACGACCATCGACATTCCCGAAGCGGGCGACCAGTTCGGGCGGTCGCTGGGCGTGGGACGGTAG
- a CDS encoding RidA family protein: MAFERVSSGAPWETTVGYCRALRAGNMIFVTGTAPMNPDGSVHAPGDAYAQARRCFEIIDRALRQLGADRSRLVRTRMYVTDITRHAEFGRAHREFVGEHRPCATMVGVSSLIDPAMLIEIEADAVIEDASVP, from the coding sequence ATGGCGTTCGAACGTGTCTCATCCGGCGCTCCGTGGGAAACAACCGTCGGGTACTGCCGTGCGCTGCGGGCCGGGAACATGATCTTCGTGACCGGCACCGCGCCGATGAACCCGGATGGAAGCGTCCACGCCCCCGGCGACGCCTACGCCCAGGCGCGGCGGTGCTTCGAGATCATCGATCGAGCGCTGCGCCAACTGGGCGCGGACCGGTCCCGCCTGGTGCGCACGCGGATGTACGTGACCGACATCACCCGTCACGCGGAGTTCGGGCGGGCGCACCGGGAGTTCGTGGGCGAGCACCGCCCCTGCGCCACGATGGTGGGCGTCTCATCGCTGATCGACCCCGCCATGCTGATCGAGATTGAGGCGGACGCGGTGATCGAGGATGCGTCCGTCCCGTGA
- a CDS encoding sigma-70 family RNA polymerase sigma factor, with product MERSAFEQLALEHFDAVYRMALQLSRHPDEAADLTQETYLKGLRSCEGFEDRGAGVRPWLFKILHNIFYSRVRRERRGPISGAELIDAPDDASGPGDPPPCWDLASLDWQQVDGRLRKAVESLRPEFRSVLLLWGVEGLKYREIAEIQDIPIGTVMSRLHRARSILAGELAQLREEIDGAGR from the coding sequence GTGGAACGATCCGCCTTTGAACAACTCGCGCTGGAGCACTTCGACGCCGTGTATCGCATGGCGCTGCAACTGTCGCGTCACCCCGACGAGGCCGCCGACCTGACGCAGGAGACGTACCTGAAGGGTCTGCGATCCTGCGAGGGGTTCGAGGATCGGGGCGCGGGGGTGCGTCCCTGGCTGTTCAAGATTCTGCACAACATCTTCTACAGCCGGGTGCGGCGTGAACGGCGCGGTCCGATCAGCGGCGCGGAGTTGATCGACGCGCCCGACGACGCCTCCGGACCCGGCGACCCGCCGCCCTGCTGGGACCTGGCCTCGCTGGACTGGCAGCAGGTGGACGGCCGGCTCAGGAAGGCGGTCGAGTCACTCAGGCCGGAGTTCCGGTCCGTCCTGCTGCTCTGGGGGGTGGAGGGGCTGAAATACCGGGAAATCGCCGAAATACAGGACATTCCCATTGGAACGGTCATGAGCCGGCTGCACCGGGCTCGTTCGATTCTGGCCGGGGAACTTGCGCAACTGCGGGAAGAGATCGACGGCGCGGGGCGTTGA